In Anomalospiza imberbis isolate Cuckoo-Finch-1a 21T00152 chromosome 26, ASM3175350v1, whole genome shotgun sequence, the following proteins share a genomic window:
- the AHCYL1 gene encoding S-adenosylhomocysteine hydrolase-like protein 1 isoform X1: MSVPEPAGGEEKQAKEVEDAEKYSFMATVTKAPKKQIQFADDMQEFTKFPTKTGRRSLSRSISQSSTDSYSSAASYTDSSDDEVSPREKQQTNSKGSSNFCVKNIKQAEFGRREIEIAEQDMSALISLRKRAQGEKPLAGAKIVGCTHITAQTAVLIETLCALGAQCRWSACNIYSTQNEVAAALAEAGVAVFAWKGESEDDFWWCIDRCVNVDGWQANMILDDGGDLTHWVYKKYPSVFKKIRGIVEESVTGVHRLYQLSKAGKLCVPAMNVNDSVTKQKFDNLYCCRESILDGLKRTTDVMFGGKQVVVCGYGEVGKGCCAALKALGAIVYVTEIDPICALQACMDGFRVVKLSEVIRQVDVVITCTGNKNVVTREHLDRMKNSCIVCNMGHSNTEIDVTSLRMPELTWERVRSQVDHVIWPDGKRVVLLAEGRLLNLSCSTVPTFVLSITATTQALALIELYNAPEGRYKQDVYLLPKKMDEYVASLHLPSFDAHLTELTDDQAKYLGLNKNGPFKPNYYRY; this comes from the exons CAAATCCAATTTGCAGATGACATGCAGGAGTTCACCAAATTCCCGACCAAGACGGGCCGTCGGTCCCTGTCCCGCTCCATCTCCCAGTCTTCCACCGACAGCTACAGCTCTG CTGCCTCGTACACAGACAGCTCTGATGACGAGGTGTCCCCCCGAGAGAAACAGCAAACCAACTCCAAGGGCAGCAGCAATTTCTGCGTGAAGAACATCAAACAGGCGGAGTTCGGGCGCCGGGAGATTGAGATCGCTGAGCAAG ACATGTCTGCTCTGATTTCGCTCAGGAAACGAGCCCAGGGGGAGAAGCCTTTGGCTGGAGCTAAAATTGTGGGCTGTACCCACATCACAGCACAGACTGCA GTGCTGATCGAGACGCTGTGTGCCCTGGGAGCGCAGTGCCGCTGGTCTGCCTGCAACATCTACTCCACCCAGAACGAGGTGGCCGCGGCCTTGGCAGAGGCTG GTGTTGCTGTGTTTGCCTGGAAAGGGGAGTCAGAGGATGATTTCTGGTGGTGCATTGACCGCTGTGTTAACGTAGATGGCTGGCAGGCCAACATG ATCCTGGATGATGGTGGGGACCTGACCCATTGGGTTTATAAGAAATACCCCAGCGTGTTCAAGAAGATCCGAGGGATTGTGGAGGAGAGCGTGACAGGCGTGCACAG GCTGTACCAGCTCTCCAAGGCTGGGAAGCTCTGTGTCCCAGCCATGAACGTGAATGACTCCGTCACCAAGCAGAAGTTTGATAACCTGTATTGCTGCCGGGAATCCATCCTGGATGG CCTGAAGAGGACCACGGATGTGATGTTTGGAGGGAAGCAAGTGGTGGTTTGTGGTTATGGGGAG GTTGGGAAgggatgctgtgctgccctgaaagccCTGGGAGCCATCGTGTACGTCACCGAGATCGACCCCATCTGTGCTCTCCAAGCCTG CATGGATGGATTTCGGGTGGTGAAGCTGAGCGAAGTAATCCGTCAGGTGGATGTCGTCATCACCTGCACAG ggaacaagaacGTGGTGACCAGGGAGCACCTGGACCGGATGAAGAACAGCTGCATCGTGTGCAACATGGGCCACTCCAACACCGAGATTGACGTG ACCAGCCTGCGGATGCCGGAGCTGACCTGGGAGCGGGTGCGCTCCCAAGTGGACCACGTCATCTGGCCGGACGGGAAGCGGGTGGTGCTGCTGGCCGAG GGCCGTCTGCTCAACCTCAGCTGCTCCACGGTTCCCACCTTCGTTCTCTCCATCACAGCCACCACACAG GCTCTGGCTCTGATTGAGCTCTACAACGCTCCCGAGGGCCGGTACAAGCAGGATGTTTACCTGCTGCCAAAGAAGATGG atGAGTATGTGGCCAGTTTGCATCTGCCATCGTTTGACGCCCACCTGACAGAGCTGACGGACGATCAGGCCAAATACCTGGGACTCAACAAAAATGGGCCTTTCAAACCCAACTACTACAG ATACTGA
- the AHCYL1 gene encoding S-adenosylhomocysteine hydrolase-like protein 1 isoform X3 → MQEFTKFPTKTGRRSLSRSISQSSTDSYSSAASYTDSSDDEVSPREKQQTNSKGSSNFCVKNIKQAEFGRREIEIAEQDMSALISLRKRAQGEKPLAGAKIVGCTHITAQTAVLIETLCALGAQCRWSACNIYSTQNEVAAALAEAGVAVFAWKGESEDDFWWCIDRCVNVDGWQANMILDDGGDLTHWVYKKYPSVFKKIRGIVEESVTGVHRLYQLSKAGKLCVPAMNVNDSVTKQKFDNLYCCRESILDGLKRTTDVMFGGKQVVVCGYGEVGKGCCAALKALGAIVYVTEIDPICALQACMDGFRVVKLSEVIRQVDVVITCTGNKNVVTREHLDRMKNSCIVCNMGHSNTEIDVTSLRMPELTWERVRSQVDHVIWPDGKRVVLLAEGRLLNLSCSTVPTFVLSITATTQALALIELYNAPEGRYKQDVYLLPKKMDEYVASLHLPSFDAHLTELTDDQAKYLGLNKNGPFKPNYYRY, encoded by the exons ATGCAGGAGTTCACCAAATTCCCGACCAAGACGGGCCGTCGGTCCCTGTCCCGCTCCATCTCCCAGTCTTCCACCGACAGCTACAGCTCTG CTGCCTCGTACACAGACAGCTCTGATGACGAGGTGTCCCCCCGAGAGAAACAGCAAACCAACTCCAAGGGCAGCAGCAATTTCTGCGTGAAGAACATCAAACAGGCGGAGTTCGGGCGCCGGGAGATTGAGATCGCTGAGCAAG ACATGTCTGCTCTGATTTCGCTCAGGAAACGAGCCCAGGGGGAGAAGCCTTTGGCTGGAGCTAAAATTGTGGGCTGTACCCACATCACAGCACAGACTGCA GTGCTGATCGAGACGCTGTGTGCCCTGGGAGCGCAGTGCCGCTGGTCTGCCTGCAACATCTACTCCACCCAGAACGAGGTGGCCGCGGCCTTGGCAGAGGCTG GTGTTGCTGTGTTTGCCTGGAAAGGGGAGTCAGAGGATGATTTCTGGTGGTGCATTGACCGCTGTGTTAACGTAGATGGCTGGCAGGCCAACATG ATCCTGGATGATGGTGGGGACCTGACCCATTGGGTTTATAAGAAATACCCCAGCGTGTTCAAGAAGATCCGAGGGATTGTGGAGGAGAGCGTGACAGGCGTGCACAG GCTGTACCAGCTCTCCAAGGCTGGGAAGCTCTGTGTCCCAGCCATGAACGTGAATGACTCCGTCACCAAGCAGAAGTTTGATAACCTGTATTGCTGCCGGGAATCCATCCTGGATGG CCTGAAGAGGACCACGGATGTGATGTTTGGAGGGAAGCAAGTGGTGGTTTGTGGTTATGGGGAG GTTGGGAAgggatgctgtgctgccctgaaagccCTGGGAGCCATCGTGTACGTCACCGAGATCGACCCCATCTGTGCTCTCCAAGCCTG CATGGATGGATTTCGGGTGGTGAAGCTGAGCGAAGTAATCCGTCAGGTGGATGTCGTCATCACCTGCACAG ggaacaagaacGTGGTGACCAGGGAGCACCTGGACCGGATGAAGAACAGCTGCATCGTGTGCAACATGGGCCACTCCAACACCGAGATTGACGTG ACCAGCCTGCGGATGCCGGAGCTGACCTGGGAGCGGGTGCGCTCCCAAGTGGACCACGTCATCTGGCCGGACGGGAAGCGGGTGGTGCTGCTGGCCGAG GGCCGTCTGCTCAACCTCAGCTGCTCCACGGTTCCCACCTTCGTTCTCTCCATCACAGCCACCACACAG GCTCTGGCTCTGATTGAGCTCTACAACGCTCCCGAGGGCCGGTACAAGCAGGATGTTTACCTGCTGCCAAAGAAGATGG atGAGTATGTGGCCAGTTTGCATCTGCCATCGTTTGACGCCCACCTGACAGAGCTGACGGACGATCAGGCCAAATACCTGGGACTCAACAAAAATGGGCCTTTCAAACCCAACTACTACAG ATACTGA
- the AHCYL1 gene encoding S-adenosylhomocysteine hydrolase-like protein 1 isoform X2 has protein sequence MSVPEPAGGEEKQAKEVEDAEKYSFMATVTKAPKKQIQFADDMQEFTKFPTKTGRRSLSRSISQSSTDSYSSAASYTDSSDDEVSPREKQQTNSKGSSNFCVKNIKQAEFGRREIEIAEQDMSALISLRKRAQGEKPLAGAKIVGCTHITAQTAVLIETLCALGAQCRWSACNIYSTQNEVAAALAEAGVAVFAWKGESEDDFWWCIDRCVNVDGWQANMILDDGGDLTHWVYKKYPSVFKKIRGIVEESVTGVHRLYQLSKAGKLCVPAMNVNDSVTKQKFDNLYCCRESILDGLKRTTDVMFGGKQVVVCGYGEVGKGCCAALKALGAIVYVTEIDPICALQACMDGFRVVKLSEVIRQVDVVITCTGNKNVVTREHLDRMKNSCIVCNMGHSNTEIDVTSLRMPELTWERVRSQVDHVIWPDGKRVVLLAEGRLLNLSCSTVPTFVLSITATTQALALIELYNAPEGRYKQDVYLLPKKMDEYVASLHLPSFDAHLTELTDDQAKYLGLNKNGPFKPNYYR, from the exons CAAATCCAATTTGCAGATGACATGCAGGAGTTCACCAAATTCCCGACCAAGACGGGCCGTCGGTCCCTGTCCCGCTCCATCTCCCAGTCTTCCACCGACAGCTACAGCTCTG CTGCCTCGTACACAGACAGCTCTGATGACGAGGTGTCCCCCCGAGAGAAACAGCAAACCAACTCCAAGGGCAGCAGCAATTTCTGCGTGAAGAACATCAAACAGGCGGAGTTCGGGCGCCGGGAGATTGAGATCGCTGAGCAAG ACATGTCTGCTCTGATTTCGCTCAGGAAACGAGCCCAGGGGGAGAAGCCTTTGGCTGGAGCTAAAATTGTGGGCTGTACCCACATCACAGCACAGACTGCA GTGCTGATCGAGACGCTGTGTGCCCTGGGAGCGCAGTGCCGCTGGTCTGCCTGCAACATCTACTCCACCCAGAACGAGGTGGCCGCGGCCTTGGCAGAGGCTG GTGTTGCTGTGTTTGCCTGGAAAGGGGAGTCAGAGGATGATTTCTGGTGGTGCATTGACCGCTGTGTTAACGTAGATGGCTGGCAGGCCAACATG ATCCTGGATGATGGTGGGGACCTGACCCATTGGGTTTATAAGAAATACCCCAGCGTGTTCAAGAAGATCCGAGGGATTGTGGAGGAGAGCGTGACAGGCGTGCACAG GCTGTACCAGCTCTCCAAGGCTGGGAAGCTCTGTGTCCCAGCCATGAACGTGAATGACTCCGTCACCAAGCAGAAGTTTGATAACCTGTATTGCTGCCGGGAATCCATCCTGGATGG CCTGAAGAGGACCACGGATGTGATGTTTGGAGGGAAGCAAGTGGTGGTTTGTGGTTATGGGGAG GTTGGGAAgggatgctgtgctgccctgaaagccCTGGGAGCCATCGTGTACGTCACCGAGATCGACCCCATCTGTGCTCTCCAAGCCTG CATGGATGGATTTCGGGTGGTGAAGCTGAGCGAAGTAATCCGTCAGGTGGATGTCGTCATCACCTGCACAG ggaacaagaacGTGGTGACCAGGGAGCACCTGGACCGGATGAAGAACAGCTGCATCGTGTGCAACATGGGCCACTCCAACACCGAGATTGACGTG ACCAGCCTGCGGATGCCGGAGCTGACCTGGGAGCGGGTGCGCTCCCAAGTGGACCACGTCATCTGGCCGGACGGGAAGCGGGTGGTGCTGCTGGCCGAG GGCCGTCTGCTCAACCTCAGCTGCTCCACGGTTCCCACCTTCGTTCTCTCCATCACAGCCACCACACAG GCTCTGGCTCTGATTGAGCTCTACAACGCTCCCGAGGGCCGGTACAAGCAGGATGTTTACCTGCTGCCAAAGAAGATGG atGAGTATGTGGCCAGTTTGCATCTGCCATCGTTTGACGCCCACCTGACAGAGCTGACGGACGATCAGGCCAAATACCTGGGACTCAACAAAAATGGGCCTTTCAAACCCAACTACTACAGGTGA